A single region of the Xenopus laevis strain J_2021 chromosome 4L, Xenopus_laevis_v10.1, whole genome shotgun sequence genome encodes:
- the LOC121403161 gene encoding uncharacterized protein LOC121403161 — MSRKLCVVISQKKMKWSELLLILAALQASLSQNIEVSQIPEVNVIEGSTANLECSYNMSNLDLPTGGYKWYRHGLRGIDIFKVDYFMDRITKVSSDEFLNKTSASIQLHNVTVTDSGTYFCEVEFSGQKQIKGHGKGTFLNVTASLSQNIEVSQIPEVNVIEGSTANLECSYNMSNLDLPIGWYRWYKYDLHGVDIFEVDYFMDRITKVSSDEFLNKRSASIQLHNVTVTDSGMYLCEVEFSGQKQIKGHGKGTFLSVTASTSCRYFTIYHCVGAVALGLLMSFALYLNCKQHNQVIKGEEINCAYKKQRCTDKDPTDCCTEQHGEESLYSIVNNC, encoded by the exons ATGAGCCGGAAACTCTGTGTTGTTATTTCACAAAAGAAGATGAAATGGTCGGAGCTCTTGCTGATACTGGCAGCACTGCAAG CGTCTCTCTCACAGAACATAGAAGTATCCCAGATCCCTGAAGTGAATGTCATAGAGGGCAGCACAGCCAACCTAGAGTGTAGCTACAACATGAGCAACTTGGATCTACCCACTGGCGGGTACAAATGGTACAGACATGGACTGCGTGGGATTGATATCTTTAAAGTTGATTATTTTATGGACAGAATTACAAAAGTCAGTTCAGACGAATTCCTAAACAAGACATCAGCCAGCATACAGCTGCACAATGTAACAGTCACAGACAGCGGAACATATTTCTGTGAAGTGGAGTTTTCTGGCCAGAAACAAATTAAAGGACACGGTAAAGGAACTTTCCTCAATGTGACAG CTTCTCTCTCACAGAACATAGAAGTATCCCAGATCCCTGAAGTGAATGTCATAGAGGGCAGCACAGCCAACCTAGAGTGTAGCTACAACATGAGCAACTTGGATCTACCCATTGGCTGGTACAGATGGTACAAATATGATCTGCATGGGGTTGATATCTTTGAAGTTGATTATTTTATGGACAGAATTACAAAAGTCAGTTCAGACGAATTTCTAAACAAGAGATCAGCCAGCATACAGCTGCACAATGTAACAGTCACAGACAGCGGAATGTATTTATGTGAAGTGGAGTTTTCTGGCCAGAAACAAATTAAAGGACACGGTAAAGGAACTTTCCTCAGTGTGACAG CCAGTACTTCATGCAGATACTTTACCATTTATCATTGTGTTGGAGCAGTCGCCCTGGGTTTACTCATGTCATTTGCACTTTATCTGAACTGCAAACAACATAATCAG gttattaaaggagaagaaataaaTTGTGCCTACAAGAAGCAGAGATGTACAGACAAGGATCCCACTGACTGTTGTACAGAACAACATGGAGAGGAAAGTCTATACAGCATTGTTAATAATTGTTAA